One window of Strix aluco isolate bStrAlu1 chromosome 24, bStrAlu1.hap1, whole genome shotgun sequence genomic DNA carries:
- the LOC141934211 gene encoding feather keratin Cos1-2, with the protein MSCYDQCLPCRPCGPTPLANSCNEPCVRQCQSSTVAIQPSPVVVTLPGPILSSFPQNTVVGSSTSAAVGSILSCDGVPINSGGFDLSCITSRYCGRRCPPC; encoded by the coding sequence atgtcctgctatgaccagtgcctgccatgccggccctgcggccccaccccgctggccaacagctgcaatgagccctgtgtcaggcagtgccagagctccaccgttgccatccagccctcccccgtggtggtgaccctgcccggacccatcctcagctccttcccacagaacaccgttgtgggctcctccacctccgctgccgttggcagcatcctcagctgtgacggagtgcccatcaactctgggggctttgacctctcctgcattaccagccgctactgtggcagaaggtgcccacCCTGTTAA